One segment of Dolichospermum sp. DET69 DNA contains the following:
- a CDS encoding 30S ribosomal protein S1 translates to MVNQNLTATEIGFTHEDFAALLDKYDYHFSPGDVVPGTVFSIEPRGALIDIGAKTAAYIPIQEMSINRVDAPEEVLQSNETREFFILTDENEDGQLTLSIRRIEYMRAWERVRQLQAEDATVRSGVFATNRGGALVRIEGLRGFIPGSHISTRKPKEDLVGEDLPLKFLEVDEERNRLVLSHRRALVERKMNRLEVGEVVIGTVRGIKPYGAFIDIGGVSGLLHISEISHEHIDTPHSVFNVNDEVKVMIIDLDAERGRISLSTKQLEPEPGDMIKNRDLVYDKAEEMAAKYREQLLAKQQGITTPVEATDVEATDVEATNVEAVAEEVAPVEAVVEEEIPAATEIEEEIPAAIE, encoded by the coding sequence ATGGTCAATCAGAACTTAACCGCTACAGAAATTGGATTTACCCACGAAGATTTCGCTGCTCTACTAGATAAATACGACTATCACTTCAGCCCTGGTGATGTCGTACCGGGTACAGTTTTCAGTATAGAGCCGCGCGGCGCTCTGATTGACATAGGTGCGAAAACCGCAGCATATATACCCATACAAGAAATGTCTATTAACCGGGTCGATGCCCCGGAAGAAGTCTTACAATCAAACGAAACACGGGAATTTTTCATCCTTACCGATGAAAATGAAGATGGTCAGCTCACCCTTTCAATTCGTCGGATTGAGTATATGCGGGCTTGGGAGCGAGTACGTCAGTTGCAAGCAGAAGATGCTACTGTTCGTTCTGGTGTTTTCGCAACCAACCGTGGTGGTGCATTAGTGCGAATTGAAGGATTACGCGGCTTTATCCCCGGTTCTCATATTAGCACTCGCAAACCCAAGGAAGATTTGGTAGGTGAAGACCTGCCTTTGAAATTCCTAGAAGTAGATGAAGAGCGTAACCGCTTAGTTCTTTCCCATCGTCGAGCGCTCGTTGAGCGGAAGATGAACCGTTTGGAAGTTGGCGAAGTGGTCATTGGTACTGTTCGCGGTATCAAACCTTACGGTGCTTTCATTGATATCGGCGGCGTAAGCGGACTACTGCATATTTCCGAAATTTCCCACGAGCATATTGACACTCCTCATAGTGTATTCAATGTCAATGATGAAGTGAAAGTCATGATCATTGACTTGGATGCAGAAAGAGGACGGATTTCGCTGTCTACTAAACAGTTGGAACCCGAACCTGGTGACATGATCAAGAACCGTGATTTGGTTTATGATAAGGCTGAAGAAATGGCAGCTAAGTATCGGGAACAATTGCTTGCTAAACAGCAAGGTATTACTACACCTGTGGAAGCTACAGATGTGGAAGCTACAGATGTAGAAGCTACAAATGTGGAAGCCGTTGCTGAAGAAGTTGCACCTGTGGAAGCTGTAGTTGAGGAAGAAATTCCCGCAGCCACAGAGATTGAAGAAGAGATTCCCGCAGCTATTGAATAA